TGTAGATACATAGAAATAACCCCATTCATTATCGCACTAATGAGTGGGGTTTGGTGTGTTAAATAATTTTGTGTGTTTGAAATATTATAACTTTATTATACAGAAGACTCCTTTATTATGCAATCGATAACCTTAGAAATTTAATGTGCAGTAGACCCCTTTATTATGCAACCAATAATCACAGATACTCGGCTATAACTTGAAAAATAATTTCAGCTTAGTCAACCATGATTTTATAAATGAAAAAAAACACTCTTGAGACAGAGAGACATAAAATAACTCTTACTTCCGTCTTCTCTCCCAAGAGTGTGATATTTTAGCTTTATTTTCTATATTTTAATTTTGCGAATGCATCATGTTGATGAATAGACTCTTCATTGCGACATTCAATATCAAAGCCTTCTGTCCAATCTAATTCAACTAAATCAGCCGCAATCAAACGAATTAAATCTTCGACAAAGCGCGGGTTTTCGTAAGCGCGTTCTGTTACTCTTTTTTCATCTGGACGTTTTAAAATCGGATATAAAATAGAGCTGGCATTCGCTTCCATAGCGTCTAAAATAATTTCTTTATAATCTGTTGGCAAAGTTGCTGAAGAATCGATGTACATCTTCACAGTAATGACCCCGCGTTGGTTATGTGCGGAATATTCACTGATTTCTTTCGAACATGGACATAATGTAGTAACTGTGGCTTGAATTGTCAATTCTTTACGTGTCACTTGATCGCCTGCTACAGCTAAACCATATGTTACGTCGGCGTTGCCTACCGCTTTCATATTAGTAACTGGGCTATAACGATTGAAGAACCATTTGCCAGATACATCTACGCCTGCTGAACTTTGCTTCATGTGTTTTTCTAAAGTATGCAAAACAGCTTCTAAATTATTAAATGTCAGTTCTAATCCATTGTCATAATGTTTCTCGACACTTTCTAAAATACGGCTCATGTTGATTCCTTTTTCTTCACGAGTCAGACTTGTGGAGAAGGCAAATGTGCCTGCTGTTTGATAATCATCTATCACTACTGGATAAACTAAATTTTTAATTCCTACCTCTTCTATTTCGAATAAAAAATCTTTATGTGTACTTTGTAAGTCGGTCATTTCTTCTTTAACGGTAGGCTTTGTACCTTCTATTGGATCAACAGAACCGAAGTGTTTCCAACGACCTTCACGTGTTGTTAAATCAAATTCACTCATCTGTGTGCGCCTCCACTTATGATTCAAATTTATATGTCCAATAGGCTTCTTGTTCTAAAAAACCTTTGGCTTCGTCTGGTACTTGCGGTTCTGCTAATTGTTGCAAGAACGGACCAGACTGTGATGCATGTGCTTTAAATGCGTTTAATTTCATTTCTTTATAATCGCTGATGTCATTGACTACGTCAGGTTCCCCTAATTCTTCAATAGCATCATTGCTGAATGCGACCAGTTGCAAACGTGGTCGTTCATCTTTCGGCATGCGGCCGACTGTACGGATAACCGCATCTGCAGTGGCTTCATGATCAGGATGTACAGCATATCCTGGATAAAATGAAATAATTAATGAAGGATGAAGCTCTTCAATTAAAGACTGCACCATCCCATCAATTTTTTCATAAGGTTCGAATTCTACTGTTTTATCGCGATACCCCATCTTGCGTAAATCTTTGATGCCAATTGCTTTCGCAGCTTCTTCCAATTCACGTTCACGAATTTCCGGAAGTGATTCTCGTGTCGCAAACGGTGGGTTCCCCAAATTACGGCCCATCTGACCGAGTGTCAAACAAGCATATGTTACAGGCACGCCATTATCGATATAGCGCGCTAATGTTCCTGCTGATGAGAACGTCTCATCGTCAGGATGCGGAAAAATAACGAGTACTTGGCTTTCCTCTGACATGTCACGTCCTCCTTATATTTGGAAAGGAACAGTACTGATTTCTAATGTTGCAGCTAGCTGTCCTTCATAATTAAATCCTGCTAATAAAAATTCATTATTCTCGTTGACTTCATAATGCGTCAAACCTTGCACATAAACCCAGCCATTGTCTTGTAGTTTCAAGCCTACTCTGAACGGATCTTTGCCCCCGCCTTTCAGTTTGGCATGTTCAAAAACTACCTTTATATTTCTTAAAAAAGTACCTGCATTAAAGACGCGTTGATCGAAATGATTCGCATATGCTCCGTTCGTCGTCTCGACATGCAGATAAACCGGCTGGTCTACATACGATTCAAGCAATGCTTGAACTTTCTCGTATTCAATCGGTTCCACTTCATTCACTCCCTTGCGTAAAACGCAACAAATAGAATTAGTTCAGTAATTCATTTATATATTTTACTTCATTATATTCAGTATTTATTAACAGTAACTCTTGCGTTACCGTGACTTGTATCACTTTATTGTACTAAATCTGCGGATATAAATATATCGTCTTGCTCAATTTATTCCGACAATTCAAGTAAGATTTTTCTCTTGCTTTATTCCAGCTCATGCCGTTCATAATTTAGAAACAATATTTTAATTATATAACTGTTCGGCAAGTTTCTAAAGAGGTTAAAGTGATATTTCTGGAATTTTAAAGCGCTTTACTATTTGTTTATGTTTGCCGTCGTTATAATAGGTGTGTATTCAGAGTTGGAACAAACTGAAAGAAACTCTTTTTCACGTTAGAAGACACTCTTATTCAGTTTGCTCCTCTCCCATTACTTTTTTCCCGAAGGAGGATATCATTGAAAGTTATTAATTTAGGTAATCGCCATGATGCGTCGTTTTATACAGCGTGTGAGTTGTTCAACCAGATTGAGCGGAAGCCTGAGAGTAAGTTAGGGTTAGCGACTGGCGGCACTATGGTGGATGTATATACGCATTTCGTCAATTTGTTGAAAATGAATGATGTGGATGTTTCTAAAGTGGAGACGTTCAATTTGGATGAGTATGTCGGGTTATCACAAACGCATCCTGAAAGTTACCATCAGTATATGCAGAATGTCTTGTTCGATCAGTATCCTTTTTTCACGGCGAGCTGTGTGCATGTGCCTGTGGGTGATGCTGAGGATTTAGATGCGGAAGCTGAGCGTTATGAACAACTCGTTCAAGAAAGTGGACCAGCGGATATTCAGATTCTGGGTATTGGCGAAAATGGTCATATCGGTTTTAATGAGCCTGGAACATCTAAGAAGAGCAAAACGCGCGTCGTAGATTTAACTGAAAGTACGATTCGTGCGAATAGCCGTTATTTTGATAATGAAGATGAAGTGCCGAAACAGGCAATTTCTATGGGGCTCTCTACTATTTTGTCTGCGAAACGGATTATCTTGCTGGCTTTTGGTGAGAAAAAGAAAGCGGCTATTACCAAGTTGGCGAGCGGTGTTGAAGATGCTGATGTGCCTGCGACTATTTTATATGAACATCCAAATGTGGAAATTTATGTAGATGATGCAGCGGCGCCGGATGATATGGGGCGCGAGGTCTAGGAAATGCAGCAATATGTGCCGTGTTTGATTTCGC
Above is a genomic segment from Staphylococcus piscifermentans containing:
- the folE2 gene encoding GTP cyclohydrolase FolE2 is translated as MSEFDLTTREGRWKHFGSVDPIEGTKPTVKEEMTDLQSTHKDFLFEIEEVGIKNLVYPVVIDDYQTAGTFAFSTSLTREEKGINMSRILESVEKHYDNGLELTFNNLEAVLHTLEKHMKQSSAGVDVSGKWFFNRYSPVTNMKAVGNADVTYGLAVAGDQVTRKELTIQATVTTLCPCSKEISEYSAHNQRGVITVKMYIDSSATLPTDYKEIILDAMEANASSILYPILKRPDEKRVTERAYENPRFVEDLIRLIAADLVELDWTEGFDIECRNEESIHQHDAFAKLKYRK
- the bshB2 gene encoding bacillithiol biosynthesis deacetylase BshB2, with translation MSEESQVLVIFPHPDDETFSSAGTLARYIDNGVPVTYACLTLGQMGRNLGNPPFATRESLPEIRERELEEAAKAIGIKDLRKMGYRDKTVEFEPYEKIDGMVQSLIEELHPSLIISFYPGYAVHPDHEATADAVIRTVGRMPKDERPRLQLVAFSNDAIEELGEPDVVNDISDYKEMKLNAFKAHASQSGPFLQQLAEPQVPDEAKGFLEQEAYWTYKFES
- a CDS encoding YojF family protein; translation: MEPIEYEKVQALLESYVDQPVYLHVETTNGAYANHFDQRVFNAGTFLRNIKVVFEHAKLKGGGKDPFRVGLKLQDNGWVYVQGLTHYEVNENNEFLLAGFNYEGQLAATLEISTVPFQI
- the nagB gene encoding glucosamine-6-phosphate deaminase, with protein sequence MKVINLGNRHDASFYTACELFNQIERKPESKLGLATGGTMVDVYTHFVNLLKMNDVDVSKVETFNLDEYVGLSQTHPESYHQYMQNVLFDQYPFFTASCVHVPVGDAEDLDAEAERYEQLVQESGPADIQILGIGENGHIGFNEPGTSKKSKTRVVDLTESTIRANSRYFDNEDEVPKQAISMGLSTILSAKRIILLAFGEKKKAAITKLASGVEDADVPATILYEHPNVEIYVDDAAAPDDMGREV